One Ricinus communis isolate WT05 ecotype wild-type chromosome 1, ASM1957865v1, whole genome shotgun sequence DNA window includes the following coding sequences:
- the LOC8276844 gene encoding oligoribonuclease, with the protein MDHLTNAFSVLELDAEDIQVDAFTSSSIAKPFTANNAGNNRSNENESASTLMVRNGRQNEKDLVTCSVEYNMPLVWIDMEMTGLNIEVDRVLEIACIITDGNLTKSVEGPDLVIHQSKECLEQMGEWCQSHHAASGLTEKVLQSTVSEREAETQVIEFVKRHVGTYTPLLAGNSVYVDFLFLKKYMPDLASLFSHVVVDVSSVKALCIRWYPRDHKKAPSKENKHRAMDDIRESIRELKYYKENIFKAKSKK; encoded by the exons ATGGACCACCTTACCAATGCGTTTTCTGTGCTAGAGCTAGATGCTGAAGATATTCAAGTTGACGCTTTTACTTCCTCCTCCATTGCTAAACCATTCACTGCAAATAATGCAG GGAATAATAGGAGCAATGAGAATGAGTCTGCGTCTACTTTGATGGTTAGAAATGGAAGACAGAATGAAAAAGATCTAGTCACATGCTCAGTGGAGTACAATATGCCTCTTGTTTGGATTGACATGGAAATGACTG GCTTGAATATCGAAGTTGATAGAGTACTAGAGATTGCTTGTATAATTACAGATGGCAATTTGACTAAATCAGTGGAg GGTCCAGATTTGGTTATCCATCAGAGTAAAGAGTGCTTAGAGCAGATGGGAGAATGGTGTCAAAGTCATCATGCAGCTAGTG GTTTGACAGAGAAAGTACTTCAAAGTACAGTGAGCGAAAGAGAAGCTGAAACTCAG GTAATAGAATTTGTGAAGAGACACGTCGGTACATATACGCCTCTTTTGGCAGGAAACTCGGTCTATGTGGATTTCTTATTTCTGAAG AAATACATGCCAGATTTGGCTAGTCTCTTCTCTCATGTTGTTGTAGATGTTAGCAGTGTTAAGGCTTTGTGCATCCGCTGGTATCCCAGAG ATCATAAGAAAGCCCCATCAAAGGAGAATAAACATAGGGCGATGGATGACATTAGAGAAAGCATCAGGGAGCTCAAATACTACAAGGAAAATATCTTTAAGGCAAAATCCAAGAAGTGA